From Numenius arquata chromosome 4, bNumArq3.hap1.1, whole genome shotgun sequence, a single genomic window includes:
- the GPLD1 gene encoding phosphatidylinositol-glycan-specific phospholipase D isoform X2: MAGLKIWCALVVILYHFCQRCIPSGISTHVEIAHRALEFFIKREGNVNYRQLLLNHQDAFQAGSIYPDAFYPSICKSGIFHDVSEDTHWSPFLSASIDYIRRNYPQPWEEATEKLVAFLFGIASHMVADVSWHSLGIDQGFLKAMGEIDFHGSYSEAHNVGDFGGDVVSQFELDFSYLASNWYVPVKDLAAIYKEFYGREVITESTITDCTYLLFLELHGERLAVAKLFPTYASKSPFLVEKFHEYFLGGVDDMAFWTNNIFELTSHMLENGTSGCFLPENPLFINCTREHKDNSANKQSKHERPKNTTSLLTKTLEKNINYTERGVHFNIESWATNSLRLINRAFASNVWRALATHQKSSQHISKPTASYFLTSPYARLGWAMISADLNQDGYEDLVVGAPGYSMLGRIQIGRVYVVYGNQSGLPPEDTDLDGKADQVLQGHQPSGRFGSALAVLDFNEDGVPDLAVGAPSVGSQFLTYKGAVYVYFGTEGRGLASQPNVTITCQYSYCNLGWSLLAADVDGDGNADLVVGSPYAPGGGQQRGFVAAFYSYFNRSDQGVLSVQDANWMVKGEENYAWFGFSLDSCQLENTTLLLIGSPTWKSCAGCSPSSRDARQSVGKVYGYNPPSTKHWFAVTGDKAMSRMGLSLASGVMSVAGTARTVLVVGTPTADSLSRISFISSVLHQAGLALVYDLTNSTQPSLLSTFSGDRRFSRFGGDIYLSDLDDDGLDEMIVTSPLRSNDITVLFGGAAGRVYIYNGKQASSGNVTGHCKSWISPCPEDWAQYVLISPEELSRFGSSVITVKSERKKEVVVAAERSSSKARLGGRLFVYSL, translated from the exons ATGGCTGGTTTGAAGATTTGGTGTGCTTTGGTGGTTATACTGTACCACTTCTGCCAAAGATGTATCCCAAGTGGAATTTCAACGCATGTTGAAATAG CACATAGAGCTCTGGAATTTTTCATTAAGCGTGAAGGGAATGTTAATTATAGACAG TTATTGCTAAATCACCAAGATGCATTTCAGGCTGGGAGCATTTATCCTGATGCCTTTTATCCTTCAATCTGCAAAAGTG GAATATTCCATGATGTGTCTGAGGACACTCACTGGTCGCCATTTCTCAGTGCAAGTATTGACTACATCAGAAGGAATTATCCTCAGCCTTGGGAAGAG GCTACAGAGAAGCTGGTGGCTTTCCTGTTTGGAATTGCTTCACATATGGTGGCAGATGTTAGCTGGCATAGCCTGGGCATCGACCAAGGATTTCTAAAGGCCATGGGAGAA aTTGATTTTCATGGTTCATACTCAGAAGCTCACAATGTTGGCGATTTTG GAGGAGATGTAGTGAGTCAGTTTGAGCTGGACTTCAGTTATCTGGCATCAAATTG GTATGTACCTGTAAAAGACCTAGCAGCTATCTATAAGGAGTTTTATGGAAGAGAGGTCATAACTGAAAGCACAATTACTGACTGTACTTACCTGCTGTTTCTTGAACT gcatggAGAAAGGCTTGCTGTTGCcaag CTTTTTCCAACGTACGCCAGTAAATCTCCATTTCTGGTGGAGAAGTTCCATGAGTATTTCCTTGGAGGAGTGGATGACATGGCATTCTGGACAAACAATATTTTTGAGCTGACAAGCCACATGCTAGAGAATGGAACCAG TGGCTGCTTCCTGCCTGAGAACCCTCTGTTTATAAACTGCACGAGGGAGCACAAGGACAACTCTGC AAACAAACAATCGAAACATGAACGTCCCAAGAATACAACTTCTTTGCTTACAAAAACACTTGAAAAGAATATCAATTATACAGAGAGAGGAGTTCACTTCAACATAGAATCTTGGGCAACG aattccctCCGCTTGATAAACCGTGCTTTTGCAAGCAACGTCTGGAGAGCGTTAGCTACACATCAGAAATCTTCTCAGCACATCTCCAAGCCAACGGCTTCATATTTTCTGACTTCACCCTATGCTAGACTTGGATG GGCAATGATCTCAGCTGACCTAAACCAGGATGGGTATGAAGATCTGGTGGTTGGAGCCCCAGGGTACAGCATGTTGGGCCGCATTCAGATAGGACGGGTCTATGTGGTCTATGGCAACCAGTCAGGTTTGCCGCCAGAGGACACGGATCTAGATGGGAAAGCTGACCAAGTACTGCAGGGCCATCAG CCTTCAGGAAGATTTGGTTCTGCCTTGGCAGTCCTGGACTTCAATGAGGACGGAGTGCCAGATCTGGCAGTTGGAGCACCTTCTGTGGGATCGCAATTTCTTACTTACAAA GGTGCTGTGTATGTCTATTTTGGCACTGAGGGAAGAGGCTTGGCATCTCAACCAAATGTTACCATCACTTGTCAG TATTCCTACTGTAATCTTGGTTGGTCCCTCCTGGCAGCTGATGTTGACGGGGATGGAAATGCTGATCTGGTTGTGGGCTCTCCATACGCACCCGGCGGTGGGCAGCAGAGAGGATTTGTGGCTGCATTTTACTCTTATTTCAACAGGAGTGACCAAG GAGTTCTGTCAGTACAGGATGCCAACTGGATGGTGAAGGGGGAGGAAAACTACGCTTGGTTTGGATTTTCGCTTGACAGCTGCCAGCTGGAGAACACAACTTTACTGCTGATTGGTAGCCCTACGTGGAAGAGTTGTGCTGG CTGCAGTCCCTCCTCACGGGATGCCAGACAGAGCGTTGGGAAGGTGTATGGGTATAACCCACCAAGCACAAAGCACTGGTTTGCAGTAACTGGAGACAAG GCGATGAGCAGAATGGGTTTGTCTCTGGCCAGTGGTGTGATGTCTGTGGCCGGGACCGCAAGGACGGTTTTGGTGGTGGGTACGCCTACTGCAG atagcCTGTCTAGGATTTCATTTATATCCTCGGTGCTGCACCAAGCGGGACTGGCTCTGGTATATGATCTGACAAACAGCACCCAGCCTTCTTTGCTCAGCACATTCAGCGGGGACAGGAGGTTTTCTCGTTTTGGAGGAGATATATACTTAAGCGACCTGGATGACGATGGACTAG ATGAAATGATTGTGACATCCCCGCTGCGATCTAACGATATCACAGTACTGTTTGGGGGGGCAGCTGGCCGTGTTTACATTTACAACGGAAAGCAGGCATCCTCGGGGAATGTGACAGGCCACTGCAAATCGTGGATATCTCCCTGTCCCGAGGACTGG gcacAGTATGTGCTGATTTCTCCTGAG GAACTATCAAGATTTGGGAGTTCTGTGATCACTGTGAAATCTGAAAGAAAG AAAGAAGTTGTAGTGGCAGCAGAGAGAAGTTCGTCCAAAGCTCGACTTGGTGGAAGGCTTTTTGTCTACTCGCTCTAG
- the GPLD1 gene encoding phosphatidylinositol-glycan-specific phospholipase D isoform X1, translated as MAGLKIWCALVVILYHFCQRCIPSGISTHVEIAHRALEFFIKREGNVNYRQLLLNHQDAFQAGSIYPDAFYPSICKSGIFHDVSEDTHWSPFLSASIDYIRRNYPQPWEEATEKLVAFLFGIASHMVADVSWHSLGIDQGFLKAMGEIDFHGSYSEAHNVGDFGGDVVSQFELDFSYLASNWYVPVKDLAAIYKEFYGREVITESTITDCTYLLFLELHGERLAVAKLFPTYASKSPFLVEKFHEYFLGGVDDMAFWTNNIFELTSHMLENGTSGCFLPENPLFINCTREHKDNSARNKQSKHERPKNTTSLLTKTLEKNINYTERGVHFNIESWATNSLRLINRAFASNVWRALATHQKSSQHISKPTASYFLTSPYARLGWAMISADLNQDGYEDLVVGAPGYSMLGRIQIGRVYVVYGNQSGLPPEDTDLDGKADQVLQGHQPSGRFGSALAVLDFNEDGVPDLAVGAPSVGSQFLTYKGAVYVYFGTEGRGLASQPNVTITCQYSYCNLGWSLLAADVDGDGNADLVVGSPYAPGGGQQRGFVAAFYSYFNRSDQGVLSVQDANWMVKGEENYAWFGFSLDSCQLENTTLLLIGSPTWKSCAGCSPSSRDARQSVGKVYGYNPPSTKHWFAVTGDKAMSRMGLSLASGVMSVAGTARTVLVVGTPTADSLSRISFISSVLHQAGLALVYDLTNSTQPSLLSTFSGDRRFSRFGGDIYLSDLDDDGLDEMIVTSPLRSNDITVLFGGAAGRVYIYNGKQASSGNVTGHCKSWISPCPEDWAQYVLISPEELSRFGSSVITVKSERKKEVVVAAERSSSKARLGGRLFVYSL; from the exons ATGGCTGGTTTGAAGATTTGGTGTGCTTTGGTGGTTATACTGTACCACTTCTGCCAAAGATGTATCCCAAGTGGAATTTCAACGCATGTTGAAATAG CACATAGAGCTCTGGAATTTTTCATTAAGCGTGAAGGGAATGTTAATTATAGACAG TTATTGCTAAATCACCAAGATGCATTTCAGGCTGGGAGCATTTATCCTGATGCCTTTTATCCTTCAATCTGCAAAAGTG GAATATTCCATGATGTGTCTGAGGACACTCACTGGTCGCCATTTCTCAGTGCAAGTATTGACTACATCAGAAGGAATTATCCTCAGCCTTGGGAAGAG GCTACAGAGAAGCTGGTGGCTTTCCTGTTTGGAATTGCTTCACATATGGTGGCAGATGTTAGCTGGCATAGCCTGGGCATCGACCAAGGATTTCTAAAGGCCATGGGAGAA aTTGATTTTCATGGTTCATACTCAGAAGCTCACAATGTTGGCGATTTTG GAGGAGATGTAGTGAGTCAGTTTGAGCTGGACTTCAGTTATCTGGCATCAAATTG GTATGTACCTGTAAAAGACCTAGCAGCTATCTATAAGGAGTTTTATGGAAGAGAGGTCATAACTGAAAGCACAATTACTGACTGTACTTACCTGCTGTTTCTTGAACT gcatggAGAAAGGCTTGCTGTTGCcaag CTTTTTCCAACGTACGCCAGTAAATCTCCATTTCTGGTGGAGAAGTTCCATGAGTATTTCCTTGGAGGAGTGGATGACATGGCATTCTGGACAAACAATATTTTTGAGCTGACAAGCCACATGCTAGAGAATGGAACCAG TGGCTGCTTCCTGCCTGAGAACCCTCTGTTTATAAACTGCACGAGGGAGCACAAGGACAACTCTGC CAGAAACAAACAATCGAAACATGAACGTCCCAAGAATACAACTTCTTTGCTTACAAAAACACTTGAAAAGAATATCAATTATACAGAGAGAGGAGTTCACTTCAACATAGAATCTTGGGCAACG aattccctCCGCTTGATAAACCGTGCTTTTGCAAGCAACGTCTGGAGAGCGTTAGCTACACATCAGAAATCTTCTCAGCACATCTCCAAGCCAACGGCTTCATATTTTCTGACTTCACCCTATGCTAGACTTGGATG GGCAATGATCTCAGCTGACCTAAACCAGGATGGGTATGAAGATCTGGTGGTTGGAGCCCCAGGGTACAGCATGTTGGGCCGCATTCAGATAGGACGGGTCTATGTGGTCTATGGCAACCAGTCAGGTTTGCCGCCAGAGGACACGGATCTAGATGGGAAAGCTGACCAAGTACTGCAGGGCCATCAG CCTTCAGGAAGATTTGGTTCTGCCTTGGCAGTCCTGGACTTCAATGAGGACGGAGTGCCAGATCTGGCAGTTGGAGCACCTTCTGTGGGATCGCAATTTCTTACTTACAAA GGTGCTGTGTATGTCTATTTTGGCACTGAGGGAAGAGGCTTGGCATCTCAACCAAATGTTACCATCACTTGTCAG TATTCCTACTGTAATCTTGGTTGGTCCCTCCTGGCAGCTGATGTTGACGGGGATGGAAATGCTGATCTGGTTGTGGGCTCTCCATACGCACCCGGCGGTGGGCAGCAGAGAGGATTTGTGGCTGCATTTTACTCTTATTTCAACAGGAGTGACCAAG GAGTTCTGTCAGTACAGGATGCCAACTGGATGGTGAAGGGGGAGGAAAACTACGCTTGGTTTGGATTTTCGCTTGACAGCTGCCAGCTGGAGAACACAACTTTACTGCTGATTGGTAGCCCTACGTGGAAGAGTTGTGCTGG CTGCAGTCCCTCCTCACGGGATGCCAGACAGAGCGTTGGGAAGGTGTATGGGTATAACCCACCAAGCACAAAGCACTGGTTTGCAGTAACTGGAGACAAG GCGATGAGCAGAATGGGTTTGTCTCTGGCCAGTGGTGTGATGTCTGTGGCCGGGACCGCAAGGACGGTTTTGGTGGTGGGTACGCCTACTGCAG atagcCTGTCTAGGATTTCATTTATATCCTCGGTGCTGCACCAAGCGGGACTGGCTCTGGTATATGATCTGACAAACAGCACCCAGCCTTCTTTGCTCAGCACATTCAGCGGGGACAGGAGGTTTTCTCGTTTTGGAGGAGATATATACTTAAGCGACCTGGATGACGATGGACTAG ATGAAATGATTGTGACATCCCCGCTGCGATCTAACGATATCACAGTACTGTTTGGGGGGGCAGCTGGCCGTGTTTACATTTACAACGGAAAGCAGGCATCCTCGGGGAATGTGACAGGCCACTGCAAATCGTGGATATCTCCCTGTCCCGAGGACTGG gcacAGTATGTGCTGATTTCTCCTGAG GAACTATCAAGATTTGGGAGTTCTGTGATCACTGTGAAATCTGAAAGAAAG AAAGAAGTTGTAGTGGCAGCAGAGAGAAGTTCGTCCAAAGCTCGACTTGGTGGAAGGCTTTTTGTCTACTCGCTCTAG